A stretch of the Halomonas sp. CH40 genome encodes the following:
- a CDS encoding sarcosine oxidase subunit delta, with translation MKVMHCPLNGPRNISEFIYGGELKPMPDACSDREWAGYVFYSDNTAVVVTEWWMHAASSYWFLAERHTVTDEILRTFDPQEIFRERVEFSTQETDA, from the coding sequence ATGAAAGTCATGCATTGCCCGCTCAACGGGCCGCGTAATATCAGTGAATTTATCTATGGCGGCGAGCTCAAGCCAATGCCCGACGCCTGTAGCGACCGGGAATGGGCAGGCTACGTGTTTTACAGCGACAACACCGCAGTCGTTGTCACCGAGTGGTGGATGCATGCGGCGTCCAGCTACTGGTTTCTGGCCGAACGGCATACCGTCACGGACGAGATTCTGCGCACTTTTGACCCTCAGGAAATCTTCCGGGAGCGGGTTGAATTTTCCACACAGGAGACCGACGCATGA
- a CDS encoding FAD-dependent oxidoreductase has translation MPFGLLKYGLSSDYTVDVDLPPPKELKPSYDVVIIGGGGHGLAIAYYLAKYHHITKVAVLEKAYLGGGNTARNTAVIRSNYLTSEGVKFYSESVKLFQNLSNEFDFNIMYSERGQLTLAHTDATVRAFRQRAEVNKHFGGRTEMIDRQQIQELVPTLNLDPGHLPVLAGLWHRDGATARHDAVAWGYAKEAAKRGVEIHQLTDVQDLIIEGGRITGVKTNRGTVQCGCAVQAVAGYSSVLAQKAGFRLPIVSYPLQAMVTQPVKPFLDPLVSSSALHCYVQQTSRGEVVFGGGSDPYPLYNTRSTLEMKESLIASGIEMFPFLAKAKLMRQWGGITDMTPDYSPIMGESPVENYYLDAGWGTWGFKATPICGKTMAELVASGGKVPTLIKPFQLERFANFQQVNEMGATAASH, from the coding sequence ATGCCTTTTGGATTATTGAAGTACGGCTTGTCCTCGGACTACACGGTCGATGTGGATCTGCCTCCCCCCAAAGAGCTCAAGCCCTCCTACGATGTGGTGATCATCGGTGGCGGAGGTCATGGGCTGGCCATCGCTTATTATCTGGCGAAATATCACCACATCACCAAGGTTGCCGTACTTGAGAAGGCCTACCTTGGCGGCGGCAACACAGCGCGTAATACGGCCGTGATCCGTTCCAACTACCTGACCTCGGAAGGGGTCAAGTTCTATAGCGAGTCGGTCAAGCTGTTCCAGAACCTCTCAAACGAATTTGACTTCAACATCATGTATTCCGAGCGCGGCCAACTGACCCTGGCGCACACCGATGCAACCGTGCGCGCCTTTCGTCAGCGGGCTGAAGTCAACAAGCACTTTGGCGGACGCACCGAGATGATCGACCGCCAGCAGATTCAGGAACTGGTGCCGACACTCAACCTCGACCCGGGACACCTGCCAGTGTTGGCAGGTCTTTGGCACCGCGACGGCGCGACGGCCCGCCACGATGCCGTGGCCTGGGGCTATGCCAAGGAAGCCGCCAAGCGTGGCGTGGAAATCCATCAGTTGACCGACGTTCAGGACCTGATCATCGAGGGCGGGCGAATTACCGGCGTCAAAACCAATCGCGGCACCGTCCAGTGTGGTTGCGCCGTCCAGGCCGTGGCCGGTTACAGCTCGGTGCTGGCCCAGAAGGCGGGCTTTCGCCTACCTATCGTCAGCTATCCGCTGCAAGCCATGGTTACCCAGCCAGTGAAGCCCTTTCTCGACCCCTTGGTCAGCTCCTCTGCCCTGCACTGCTATGTGCAGCAGACCAGCCGAGGGGAAGTGGTCTTCGGCGGTGGCTCAGACCCTTATCCGCTCTACAACACCCGCTCTACGCTTGAAATGAAAGAAAGCCTGATTGCCAGTGGCATCGAGATGTTTCCCTTCCTGGCCAAGGCCAAACTGATGCGCCAATGGGGCGGGATTACTGACATGACCCCTGATTACAGCCCGATCATGGGCGAAAGTCCGGTCGAGAACTATTACCTGGATGCCGGCTGGGGCACCTGGGGCTTCAAGGCCACGCCTATCTGCGGCAAGACCATGGCCGAACTGGTCGCCAGTGGCGGCAAGGTGCCCACACTGATAAAGCCATTCCAGCTGGAACGTTTTGCCAACTTCCAGCAAGTCAACGAAATGGGCGCGACAGCGGCCAGCCACTAA
- a CDS encoding ATP-binding protein: MMKQQDARCTPALIDDLEQVNAHMLQSEKLAAIGQLAAGVAHEINSPIGYVSSNLATLSEYLSDILRLTDGIDKVASLDELKELRQQLDYGYIRDDIEQLVAESNEGIQRVKRIVMALKDFSHIEDETFRLADLHDGLDTTLNLVSHEIKHKAKVSLEYADLPQVECMPSQINQVALNLLTNAAHAVEVGGQIILRTGRDADSVWFEVEDNGHGVAAENVDRLFEPFFTTKPKGEGTGLGLALSYSIVCKHHGCIEAFSAENKGSRFRVCLPITQPAHEPTLAESP, from the coding sequence ATGATGAAACAACAAGATGCTCGCTGTACGCCAGCGTTGATTGACGACCTGGAGCAGGTCAATGCTCATATGCTGCAGTCAGAGAAACTCGCTGCCATTGGCCAGCTTGCCGCAGGAGTTGCCCATGAGATCAATAGCCCGATCGGTTATGTGTCCTCCAATCTTGCTACCCTATCAGAATATCTCAGCGATATTCTGCGTCTGACCGACGGTATCGATAAGGTGGCGAGTCTGGATGAACTCAAGGAGCTGAGGCAGCAGCTTGATTACGGCTATATTCGCGACGATATCGAGCAGCTGGTAGCTGAATCCAATGAAGGTATCCAGCGGGTCAAGCGTATTGTCATGGCGCTCAAGGATTTTTCGCATATTGAAGATGAGACGTTTCGCCTGGCGGATCTGCATGATGGACTCGATACCACCCTCAACCTGGTCAGTCACGAAATCAAGCACAAGGCCAAGGTGAGCCTGGAATATGCAGATTTGCCCCAGGTGGAATGCATGCCTTCCCAGATCAATCAGGTGGCGCTGAATCTCCTGACCAATGCGGCTCATGCGGTAGAGGTGGGTGGCCAGATTATCCTGCGCACGGGCCGTGATGCGGATAGCGTCTGGTTTGAGGTAGAGGATAATGGCCATGGAGTGGCTGCCGAAAACGTTGATCGACTTTTTGAGCCGTTTTTTACCACCAAACCCAAAGGAGAGGGAACAGGGCTTGGTCTGGCGCTTTCCTATAGCATTGTATGTAAGCACCACGGTTGCATTGAAGCCTTTAGTGCCGAAAACAAGGGGAGCCGCTTTCGTGTGTGCTTGCCGATCACCCAGCCAGCCCATGAGCCTACGCTGGCGGAAAGCCCATGA
- a CDS encoding response regulator gives MSIALSVPVGETTLLLVDDEPEVLHALGRLLRNEPYRLLFAADADQALALCADNVVDLVMTDYRLQGQDGVELLGRIQQSHPDCLRLLLTGQADMQATIRAINDGHVYRFIAKPWNNEELRQVLKQALSHQQSEREQQRLKVVTQQQNQALEALNASLEERVEARTQELRQSAAMLDAAYSELQQSYVTATQVFSTLLNLRLPKRLQSNGQVGDLLEGFASRYGLDAELARDLAMAAALYNLGKLCWDDRLLDTPSEQLYGADLDIYRNYPVVGESLLMSLEHLAPTAHIIGHHHERWNGSGFPNHLKEEAIPYGARLLGIAVDFIELQRGMLLKRKVPRDDALMLLEKLAGRVYDPVLCRDFITLCREDAPDLGVKDPDIQALATRQVEEGMVLAEDLYTQSGVLLLNAGKVLEQTLIDKLIRFEELEHTRYTLLVRPPEEPSDDE, from the coding sequence ATGAGCATAGCGCTGAGTGTACCCGTAGGTGAGACGACCCTTTTACTGGTGGACGATGAACCTGAGGTGCTTCACGCCCTTGGGCGCCTGTTGCGTAATGAACCCTATCGTCTGCTGTTTGCAGCTGATGCTGACCAGGCGCTAGCGCTGTGTGCGGATAATGTTGTAGATCTGGTCATGACTGACTATCGCCTACAGGGGCAGGATGGCGTTGAGCTGCTGGGCCGTATCCAGCAAAGCCACCCGGATTGCCTGCGCCTGTTACTGACCGGGCAGGCCGATATGCAGGCAACCATTCGTGCCATCAATGATGGTCATGTCTATCGCTTTATCGCCAAGCCATGGAATAACGAAGAACTGCGCCAGGTACTTAAGCAAGCGCTTTCCCATCAGCAGTCCGAGCGTGAGCAGCAACGTCTGAAAGTGGTGACCCAGCAGCAGAATCAAGCGCTTGAGGCACTTAATGCCAGCCTTGAAGAGCGAGTTGAAGCCCGTACTCAAGAGCTTCGCCAGTCTGCTGCTATGTTGGATGCCGCCTATAGTGAGCTGCAGCAAAGCTATGTTACCGCTACCCAGGTGTTCTCCACCTTACTGAATCTGCGCTTGCCCAAACGATTGCAGAGCAACGGCCAGGTCGGTGATCTGCTGGAGGGGTTTGCATCTCGTTATGGGCTTGACGCCGAGCTTGCCAGAGACCTTGCCATGGCCGCAGCGCTCTATAATCTTGGCAAGCTGTGCTGGGACGACCGCCTTCTTGATACCCCGTCCGAACAGCTTTACGGGGCGGATCTGGATATCTACCGTAACTACCCGGTGGTTGGTGAAAGTCTTCTCATGTCGCTTGAGCACCTGGCCCCGACAGCACATATTATTGGCCATCACCATGAGCGCTGGAATGGCAGCGGATTCCCTAACCACCTTAAAGAAGAGGCGATTCCCTATGGTGCTCGCCTGCTGGGAATTGCGGTGGATTTCATCGAGCTGCAGCGGGGCATGCTGCTTAAACGCAAAGTGCCGCGTGATGATGCCTTGATGTTGCTTGAGAAACTGGCGGGTCGGGTCTACGACCCGGTGCTATGCCGTGACTTCATTACCCTGTGCCGCGAAGACGCCCCGGACCTGGGGGTTAAAGACCCGGATATTCAGGCGCTGGCAACCCGCCAGGTAGAGGAGGGCATGGTGCTTGCTGAAGATCTCTATACGCAAAGCGGTGTGCTGTTACTGAATGCTGGCAAGGTTCTGGAGCAGACATTGATCGACAAACTGATACGCTTTGAGGAGCTTGAACATACGCGCTATACGCTGCTTGTCAGACCACCGGAAGAGCCATCCGACGATGAATAA
- a CDS encoding EAL domain-containing protein, producing the protein MKISDLLLEKDPFFTLSLDLFAWVDRAGNFLQLNPAFKRFLGYEIDELKGQSFTYLVIAEDCYLVENALQCLDAESPVQDLVVRVEDSWGHIHWMEVKAALCAQALIHMVARDITHRRRLGQEVDRLAERLTTTLDSITDGFFTLDHEWRFTYLNVTAQRLLKHELGELEGVSLWDAFPEGLGTQFERQYRRALDDNISVSFEARYPDLGLWLEITAYPSREGLAVYFRDITTRKANEQRLYILERSIAASINGVVITDATQSDHPIIYANPEFERLTGYQYEEIRGRNCRFLQGPDTDPQGIAKVRAAILNGQKTQVILRNYRKDGTPFWNELNVSPVVDEQGQVTHFIGVQHDITIQRNYEQRLAFNATHDLLTGLANRTLLEDQLTEAVNNTPKDTVLGVLFVDLDGFKPINDTLGHRVGDKLLKQVAKRLLQEIEPDNTVARFGADEFVVVMPACTSLAIVQSMAERLLAIIAQPYRISDNELRITASIGVAIKEGLLASPMILVQQADMAMYRAKHQGHNAIYWYRKELGQKASESVSLRRDLQKAIDNEQFKLYYQPQIHSPSGRVTGFEALIRWQHPERGRVSPADFISLAESTGQIIPISDWVLATACRDGKALNALGLGDFSMAVNISPMQFQRTYFVRDLLRVLKKSGLPPGLLELELTEGVLMESADWALNTLKGIRREGIQLAIDDFGTGFSSLSYLKHLPVSKIKIDRAFIKDIISDHRDAAIVRGTIAMARAMEFEVLAEGVETHAQFAYLSRQLCTHYQGFYFARPMPLDRLKVFLEQHHREQEAFEAQVDEPTRPTLLLLDDEVNILRALSRLLRREGYRILTAQSVHQAFELLASEEVHVIISDQRMPEMSGTVFFRRVKEIYPDIVQVMLSGYTDLKTVTEAINEGAIYKFLTKPWDDSELRQVVRKAFQQSALQALS; encoded by the coding sequence ATGAAGATTTCTGACCTGCTGCTTGAAAAGGATCCGTTTTTTACGCTTTCTCTTGACCTCTTTGCCTGGGTGGATCGCGCTGGAAACTTTCTGCAGCTTAACCCTGCTTTCAAGCGCTTTCTGGGTTACGAAATTGATGAACTAAAAGGTCAATCCTTTACTTATCTGGTGATCGCTGAGGATTGCTATCTGGTGGAGAACGCGCTCCAGTGCCTGGATGCCGAGTCGCCAGTGCAGGATCTGGTGGTTCGCGTTGAGGATTCATGGGGGCACATACACTGGATGGAGGTCAAGGCCGCTCTGTGCGCGCAGGCGCTGATTCATATGGTCGCCCGGGATATCACGCATCGCCGACGCCTGGGGCAGGAGGTTGACCGTCTGGCTGAGCGTCTTACCACCACGCTGGATAGCATTACGGATGGGTTTTTTACGCTGGATCACGAATGGCGCTTCACCTATCTGAATGTCACTGCGCAGCGTCTGTTGAAACATGAGCTGGGCGAGCTTGAAGGTGTCAGCCTATGGGATGCCTTCCCCGAGGGGCTGGGCACCCAGTTTGAACGCCAATACCGACGCGCTCTTGACGATAACATCAGCGTCTCCTTTGAGGCTCGCTATCCGGATCTTGGGCTCTGGCTTGAAATCACTGCCTACCCTTCCCGCGAAGGGTTGGCCGTGTATTTTCGTGATATCACTACACGCAAGGCCAATGAGCAGCGGCTGTATATTCTGGAACGCAGCATCGCCGCGAGCATCAATGGCGTGGTGATTACCGATGCCACCCAGAGTGACCATCCGATTATTTATGCCAACCCGGAATTCGAGCGGCTGACCGGCTATCAATATGAGGAAATTCGAGGGCGAAACTGTCGCTTTCTCCAGGGGCCAGACACTGATCCCCAGGGCATTGCCAAGGTGCGCGCCGCTATACTTAATGGCCAGAAAACCCAGGTTATATTGCGCAACTACCGCAAGGATGGCACGCCATTCTGGAACGAGTTGAATGTTTCACCCGTCGTGGATGAACAGGGTCAAGTCACCCACTTTATCGGTGTACAGCACGATATCACCATTCAGCGCAATTACGAGCAGCGTCTGGCCTTTAACGCCACCCATGATCTTTTAACTGGGCTGGCTAATCGCACTTTGCTGGAAGACCAATTGACAGAAGCGGTTAACAACACCCCCAAGGACACTGTGTTGGGCGTGCTGTTTGTCGATCTTGATGGCTTCAAACCGATCAACGATACGCTTGGGCACCGGGTTGGCGATAAGCTGCTTAAGCAGGTTGCCAAGCGCCTTTTGCAAGAAATTGAACCTGACAACACGGTTGCCCGTTTTGGTGCCGATGAGTTTGTGGTGGTCATGCCAGCCTGTACAAGCCTGGCGATAGTGCAATCCATGGCCGAAAGGCTGCTTGCCATCATTGCCCAGCCCTATCGGATTAGCGACAACGAATTGCGCATCACGGCTAGTATTGGTGTCGCCATCAAGGAGGGGTTGTTGGCGTCGCCGATGATTCTGGTACAACAGGCGGATATGGCCATGTATCGAGCCAAGCACCAGGGCCACAATGCCATTTACTGGTACCGCAAAGAGCTTGGGCAAAAGGCAAGCGAGAGTGTTTCATTGCGTCGTGACCTGCAAAAAGCCATTGATAACGAGCAGTTTAAACTGTATTACCAACCCCAGATTCACAGCCCAAGCGGGCGAGTGACCGGCTTTGAGGCGTTAATCCGCTGGCAGCATCCTGAACGTGGCCGCGTATCGCCTGCGGATTTCATTAGCCTTGCTGAAAGCACTGGCCAGATTATTCCGATCAGCGATTGGGTGTTGGCTACCGCCTGCCGTGATGGTAAAGCGCTCAATGCCCTTGGCCTGGGTGATTTCAGCATGGCGGTCAATATCTCACCCATGCAGTTTCAGCGTACCTACTTTGTGCGCGATCTTCTCCGCGTGCTCAAGAAGAGTGGCCTGCCGCCGGGATTGCTTGAACTTGAGTTGACCGAAGGGGTGTTGATGGAAAGTGCGGATTGGGCACTGAACACCTTGAAAGGCATAAGAAGAGAAGGGATTCAGCTAGCGATTGATGATTTCGGCACCGGCTTTTCGAGTCTTAGCTACCTTAAGCATCTGCCCGTCAGCAAGATCAAGATAGACCGTGCATTTATCAAAGACATCATCAGCGACCATCGTGATGCAGCGATTGTGCGGGGAACCATTGCCATGGCGCGGGCGATGGAGTTTGAAGTGTTGGCTGAAGGCGTTGAGACCCATGCCCAGTTTGCTTATCTTTCCCGCCAACTGTGCACACACTATCAGGGTTTCTATTTCGCAAGGCCCATGCCGCTGGATCGCTTGAAAGTATTTCTTGAGCAACATCATCGCGAGCAGGAGGCCTTTGAAGCCCAGGTGGATGAACCCACAAGGCCGACGCTTTTACTCCTTGATGATGAGGTGAATATCTTGCGCGCTCTTTCGCGTCTGCTGCGTCGTGAAGGGTACCGTATCCTGACGGCGCAAAGTGTCCATCAAGCCTTTGAACTATTGGCCAGCGAGGAAGTTCACGTCATTATCAGCGACCAACGAATGCCGGAAATGAGCGGTACCGTGTTTTTCCGTCGGGTCAAAGAGATTTATCCTGACATCGTTCAGGTCATGCTGTCGGGGTACACTGACCTGAAAACAGTCACGGAGGCAATTAACGAAGGGGCAATCTACAAATTTCTGACCAAACCCTGGGATGACAGCGAGCTGCGCCAGGTGGTCAGGAAAGCCTTTCAGCAATCAGCCTTGCAAGCGCTATCCTGA
- a CDS encoding DNA-binding protein — MPRPGITYEQVAQAANILVEQGNKPTIQRIRDELGTGSPNTIHRHLRDWKATQVPAERKSIQLPDALIRAIADEIERQVSVTRAEVEAQAQESQQTADTLAEIGEELEAQVEQLLSQVSRLEGERDDVIEERDTAQKEVERLGKALNEERLDAEKTREALTQAQARIKLLSEQRDEYYHTSMENQRKLQAIERLQRTTERAKAAAEAKQAAAEHNAIDQREALKAERQARKQDADAVRKEIAQMRNEWKERLTVLEQGVHSAEQRAIAAERARSKVEIQLKAFKSQDGVRPPGKRRLSKDG, encoded by the coding sequence ATGCCTCGCCCCGGTATCACTTATGAACAGGTCGCCCAGGCGGCCAACATATTAGTTGAGCAAGGCAATAAACCCACCATACAGCGCATTCGGGATGAGCTGGGCACGGGAAGCCCGAACACTATTCATCGCCACCTGCGCGATTGGAAAGCAACCCAGGTACCTGCAGAACGTAAATCCATTCAGCTGCCTGACGCCTTGATCCGCGCAATAGCCGATGAAATAGAGCGCCAGGTGTCGGTAACGCGGGCTGAAGTGGAAGCACAGGCCCAAGAGTCACAGCAAACCGCTGATACACTGGCAGAAATCGGTGAAGAGCTGGAAGCTCAGGTTGAGCAGTTGCTGTCTCAGGTCAGCCGTCTGGAAGGCGAGCGTGATGATGTCATTGAAGAACGTGATACCGCACAAAAAGAGGTTGAGCGCCTGGGTAAAGCACTGAATGAAGAACGCCTGGACGCCGAAAAAACGCGAGAGGCTCTAACCCAGGCTCAAGCGCGTATCAAACTGCTTAGCGAGCAGCGCGATGAATATTATCATACAAGCATGGAAAACCAGCGCAAGCTTCAGGCGATTGAGCGCCTTCAACGTACCACCGAGCGTGCCAAGGCGGCCGCTGAAGCCAAGCAGGCCGCTGCAGAACACAATGCAATAGATCAGCGCGAGGCCCTGAAAGCAGAACGCCAAGCCCGCAAGCAAGATGCTGACGCCGTGCGTAAGGAGATCGCCCAGATGCGCAACGAGTGGAAAGAGCGCCTGACAGTTCTGGAGCAAGGCGTTCACAGCGCCGAGCAGCGCGCCATCGCCGCTGAACGGGCACGCTCCAAAGTGGAGATACAGCTAAAAGCGTTCAAGAGCCAGGATGGTGTCAGGCCGCCGGGTAAGCGGCGTTTGAGCAAAGACGGTTAG